One stretch of Bradyrhizobium canariense DNA includes these proteins:
- a CDS encoding MarR family winged helix-turn-helix transcriptional regulator encodes MAPSQASIHAEIGLLISRIGRLWRREADQALAAHNLSEATAIPLMILSRRGKCVRQGVLADEMGIEGPSLVRLIDLLQAEGLVERREDPTDRRAKMLHLTALGERRADEINRVLRRVRAYLLKDISGEDLAVTFEVLQRIEQRASRLLEAAQL; translated from the coding sequence ATGGCTCCCTCCCAGGCAAGCATCCATGCTGAAATCGGCCTTCTGATCTCGCGGATCGGACGGCTGTGGCGGCGCGAGGCGGATCAAGCGCTTGCCGCGCATAATTTGTCGGAGGCGACGGCAATTCCCCTGATGATTCTGTCGCGCCGCGGAAAATGCGTCCGGCAAGGCGTGCTGGCTGATGAGATGGGGATCGAAGGGCCTTCTCTGGTGCGGCTGATCGATCTGCTGCAGGCTGAAGGATTGGTGGAACGCCGCGAAGACCCAACCGACCGGCGGGCCAAAATGCTGCATCTCACGGCGCTGGGCGAGAGAAGGGCCGACGAGATCAACCGCGTGTTGCGTCGCGTCCGGGCCTATCTGTTGAAGGACATCTCGGGCGAAGACCTTGCCGTGACCTTCGAAGTCCTGCAGCGGATCGAGCAGCGGGCCAGTCGCTTGCTTGAGGCTGCTCAGTTATGA
- a CDS encoding MFS transporter — protein sequence MTTPDHFPIASRTQILALLPTFIVVAVDATGMGIILPLLPFYSQRLGATPFIVGSLISVYALCQLVAGPVVGTLSDRYGRRRVLIVSQIGTLAGFVLLASANSLTLVFLARIIDGLTSGNISVAHAYAAEHSEPRARKQALGTTSGAIGTGLLVGPALSGFLVQFGVTAPIWAAAALSLISIAATIKLLPSDCPASGVLDTRRDIELTLEPKAARVLLLMPYAWGLLGLLILFFFANSMFISQVALFLSARFSWQGHPFGARELGAVFAYAGFINIIVQGLLITQASRFTSDRTLVVVAFVIMSAGFSGLAIVGRTGLLAVLLTLIILGTTFIRTTLTAELSRSVPPHRQGMIMGLNQSLMSGANIFAPLVSGALIDRRLYATWALSMAATAACGAIAATGLLASSRPETASLDKPHAHPEPI from the coding sequence ATGACGACGCCAGACCATTTCCCCATTGCCAGCCGCACCCAGATCCTTGCGCTGCTTCCGACATTCATCGTCGTCGCGGTCGACGCCACAGGAATGGGAATCATCCTGCCGCTGCTGCCGTTCTATTCGCAGCGGCTCGGCGCCACCCCGTTCATCGTCGGGTCTCTGATCTCCGTCTATGCCCTGTGCCAGCTGGTTGCCGGACCCGTGGTCGGGACGCTGTCAGACAGATACGGACGCAGGCGTGTGCTGATCGTCAGCCAGATCGGGACCCTGGCCGGCTTCGTGCTGCTTGCGTCGGCCAACAGCCTGACACTGGTCTTCCTGGCACGGATCATCGACGGGCTGACCTCGGGCAACATCTCGGTCGCGCATGCCTATGCGGCCGAGCACAGCGAACCGAGGGCGCGCAAGCAGGCACTTGGCACAACCAGTGGTGCAATCGGAACAGGCTTGCTGGTCGGTCCGGCCCTGTCCGGATTTCTGGTCCAGTTCGGGGTCACGGCGCCGATCTGGGCCGCCGCGGCGCTGTCGCTGATCAGCATCGCTGCCACGATCAAGCTGCTTCCATCGGACTGCCCGGCGTCCGGAGTACTTGACACTCGACGCGACATCGAGCTCACCCTAGAGCCGAAGGCTGCACGCGTATTGCTGCTGATGCCGTATGCCTGGGGCCTGCTCGGCCTGCTGATTTTGTTTTTCTTCGCCAACTCGATGTTCATATCCCAGGTTGCGCTGTTCCTTTCGGCCCGCTTCAGCTGGCAGGGGCATCCTTTCGGGGCCAGGGAACTCGGCGCCGTGTTCGCTTACGCCGGCTTTATCAATATCATCGTCCAGGGCCTGTTGATCACCCAGGCCAGTCGTTTCACGTCCGACAGAACCCTCGTCGTGGTTGCCTTCGTGATCATGAGCGCGGGATTTTCCGGACTAGCCATCGTGGGCCGGACTGGCCTTCTTGCCGTCCTCCTGACGCTGATCATCCTCGGCACGACGTTTATTCGAACAACGCTCACGGCGGAATTATCGCGCAGCGTCCCACCGCATCGTCAAGGCATGATCATGGGCCTCAATCAGTCGCTGATGTCCGGCGCCAACATCTTCGCGCCACTCGTGAGCGGCGCACTGATCGATCGCCGGTTATACGCCACATGGGCATTATCGATGGCCGCCACCGCAGCGTGCGGCGCCATCGCGGCCACGGGATTGCTCGCGTCGTCCCGCCCTGAGACTGCTAGTCTGGACAAACCTCACGCCCATCCAGAGCCAATCTAA
- a CDS encoding IS630 family transposase (programmed frameshift) encodes MVKPLSNDLRKRVVAAVAKGESSRAVASRFGVAVSSVVKWSQRYRATGSVKPGQMGGHRKRGLEPHGDFIRERIRQTPHLTLHRLKDELAARGVHVSHNAVWLFMRREGLRFKKTLFALEQGRSDVARRRQRWRSWQARLDPSRLVFIDETWIKTNMAPLRGWGTRGERIRGFAPHGRWRTLTFLGALRCDSFTAPCLFDGPINGECFRAYVEQILLPSLKPGDIVVMDNLGSHKAAALRRLIKAAGARLWYLPPYSPDLNPIEQTFAKIKHWMRSAQKRTIDDVCQHIASLVTTISPAECSNYFVNAGYASIKT; translated from the exons ATGGTCAAACCGCTCTCCAATGATCTGCGCAAGCGCGTCGTAGCGGCGGTGGCGAAGGGCGAGAGCAGCCGCGCGGTGGCCTCGCGTTTCGGCGTGGCCGTGTCTTCAGTGGTCAAGTGGTCGCAGCGTTACCGGGCGACCGGCTCGGTGAAGCCCGGCCAGATGGGTGGTCACCGCAAGCGGGGCTTGGAGCCGCACGGCGACTTCATCAGAGAGCGCATCAGGCAAACGCCGCATCTGACCCTGCACCGGCTGAAGGACGAACTGGCTGCGCGCGGGGTCCATGTCTCGCATAACGCGGTGTGGCTGTTCATGCGCCGCGAGGGGCTGCGATTC AAAAAAACGCTGTTCGCACTTGAGCAAGGCCGTTCCGACGTCGCACGCCGTCGGCAACGCTGGCGATCGTGGCAGGCCCGCCTTGATCCTTCCCGCCTCGTCTTCATCGATGAGACCTGGATCAAGACCAATATGGCTCCGCTGCGGGGATGGGGCACAAGAGGCGAACGGATACGAGGCTTTGCGCCGCATGGCCGCTGGCGCACGCTGACCTTCCTCGGCGCGCTGCGCTGCGACAGCTTCACCGCGCCTTGCCTGTTCGATGGACCGATCAACGGCGAATGCTTCCGCGCTTATGTCGAGCAGATCCTTCTGCCTTCGCTCAAGCCTGGCGACATCGTCGTTATGGACAATCTCGGCAGTCACAAAGCGGCCGCGCTGCGCCGTCTCATCAAGGCCGCCGGCGCACGGCTCTGGTATTTGCCGCCTTATTCGCCCGACCTCAATCCGATCGAGCAGACCTTTGCAAAGATCAAGCACTGGATGCGATCCGCCCAGAAACGCACCATCGACGACGTCTGCCAGCACATCGCCAGCCTCGTCACAACCATATCCCCTGCCGAATGCAGCAACTACTTCGTAAACGCAGGTTACGCTTCCATCAAAACGTGA
- a CDS encoding MarR family winged helix-turn-helix transcriptional regulator — MSKTKKVARKLSVDARSVGIRALATEGDERAFRDFMSDIFAAAATMQTLRRSTAKPFGLSSTELAVMMAVAKLNSSPSIRRLADHLHVSASNVTADVGKLVKARLLTKLPDPDDARAIKIALTERGAKLIQDMAPSLRAVNDRLFANMSRSDMLILTRLLRQIIVEGGRLVET; from the coding sequence ATGTCGAAAACAAAGAAGGTTGCACGCAAACTGAGCGTCGACGCCCGCTCGGTCGGAATCAGGGCGTTAGCCACGGAAGGCGACGAGCGCGCGTTCCGCGATTTCATGTCCGACATCTTCGCCGCCGCAGCGACGATGCAGACATTGCGCCGCTCGACGGCAAAGCCATTCGGACTTTCATCCACCGAGCTAGCCGTGATGATGGCCGTCGCGAAACTCAATTCCAGCCCCAGCATCCGGCGCCTCGCCGATCACCTCCACGTGTCGGCGTCCAATGTTACGGCTGATGTGGGCAAGCTGGTAAAGGCGCGGCTTCTCACAAAACTTCCCGATCCCGACGACGCTCGCGCCATAAAAATCGCGCTAACGGAAAGGGGCGCGAAGCTAATCCAGGATATGGCGCCCTCGCTCCGTGCGGTGAACGACCGGCTATTTGCCAACATGTCACGGAGCGATATGCTGATCCTGACGCGACTGCTCAGGCAGATCATCGTTGAGGGCGGCAGGCTGGTGGAGACGTAG
- a CDS encoding ferredoxin--NADP reductase, translating into MSNIRECKILSVYHWTERLFSFTATRDPGFRFVSGQFAMIGLRTGDAQIMRAYSMVSPSYAETLEFLSIKVPDGPLTSRLKLIQPGDGLLLGAKSSGTLLTSNLIPGRRLYLVSTGTGLAPFMSIIRDPEVYDQHEHIVLIHNCRTVDELAYRDLLTSDLRADEWIGDVIAQKLIYLPMVSREPFDHMGRVTDRMRDGSLFQTIAMPPPRLEDDRFMVCGSPLMLADFCQIMDEWGFREGNSSRPGQFVIERAFVDK; encoded by the coding sequence ATGTCAAACATCAGAGAATGCAAGATACTCAGTGTCTATCACTGGACCGAACGGCTGTTTTCCTTCACCGCGACGCGCGATCCCGGCTTCCGGTTTGTCAGCGGACAGTTTGCGATGATCGGACTACGCACCGGCGACGCGCAAATCATGCGCGCTTACAGTATGGTGAGCCCCAGTTACGCCGAAACGCTGGAATTCCTCAGCATCAAGGTGCCCGATGGACCGCTGACCTCGCGGCTGAAGCTGATCCAGCCGGGGGATGGGTTGCTGCTCGGTGCCAAATCGTCAGGTACGTTGCTGACGTCGAACCTGATCCCCGGGCGAAGGCTCTATTTGGTGTCCACCGGGACGGGTCTTGCGCCCTTCATGAGCATCATTCGCGATCCTGAGGTGTATGATCAGCACGAGCACATTGTATTAATTCACAATTGCCGCACGGTCGACGAACTGGCTTATCGCGATCTTCTGACCTCAGATTTGCGGGCTGACGAGTGGATCGGAGATGTTATCGCGCAGAAACTGATCTATCTGCCGATGGTATCGCGCGAGCCCTTCGACCATATGGGGCGGGTCACGGACCGGATGCGCGATGGCAGCTTGTTTCAGACCATCGCGATGCCGCCGCCACGTCTTGAGGACGACCGATTTATGGTGTGTGGCAGCCCGCTAATGCTTGCCGATTTCTGTCAAATCATGGATGAATGGGGTTTTCGGGAAGGCAATTCCAGTCGCCCGGGTCAATTCGTAATCGAGCGCGCCTTCGTGGACAAGTGA
- the fdxA gene encoding ferredoxin FdxA, with amino-acid sequence MTYVVTEQCIRCKYTDCVTVCPVDCFREGAEMLVIDPEICIDCAVCEPACPVEAIKPDTHPDGARWKDLNARLSGEWPAVTVKSEPMPQAELFARQPDKFEKYLKPQIG; translated from the coding sequence ATGACCTACGTCGTCACCGAACAATGCATCCGCTGCAAATACACCGATTGCGTTACAGTCTGCCCGGTCGATTGCTTCCGCGAAGGTGCCGAGATGCTGGTGATCGATCCGGAGATCTGCATCGACTGTGCGGTCTGCGAGCCGGCATGTCCGGTAGAGGCTATCAAGCCCGATACGCATCCCGACGGCGCCAGGTGGAAGGACCTCAACGCACGGCTATCCGGCGAATGGCCCGCGGTGACGGTCAAGTCCGAGCCGATGCCGCAGGCCGAATTGTTCGCCAGGCAGCCGGACAAGTTCGAGAAATATCTAAAGCCTCAGATCGGTTGA
- a CDS encoding RidA family protein: MEKQIVDVPEFSGWSKSSTTPVSFVVKANGLVFVSGIPPLDPDTGTFSVQDVAAQTRRVMENIGLCLKAAGSSFDKVVRCTVYVTNAAYFTTINEIYGKFFPGAPPARTFVVVGSWPAPFDVEIECTALS, from the coding sequence ATGGAAAAGCAGATCGTTGACGTCCCGGAATTCTCGGGATGGAGCAAATCATCGACCACGCCGGTGTCGTTCGTGGTCAAGGCCAATGGGCTGGTATTCGTCTCGGGTATCCCGCCACTGGACCCCGACACGGGAACCTTCTCCGTTCAGGACGTCGCGGCTCAAACGCGGCGCGTGATGGAGAACATCGGGCTTTGCCTCAAGGCCGCAGGCTCGTCATTCGATAAAGTCGTGCGCTGCACGGTCTATGTGACCAATGCCGCCTATTTCACAACGATCAACGAAATCTACGGAAAATTCTTTCCGGGCGCGCCGCCGGCGCGAACCTTCGTTGTCGTTGGCTCCTGGCCCGCACCGTTCGATGTCGAGATCGAATGCACGGCATTGAGCTGA
- a CDS encoding ABC transporter ATP-binding protein: MAALSLTDLHAYYGKAHVLQGVSITVESGCVVGLFGRNGVGKTTLLQSAMGLGPRVIGGIFLDGEDFSGIPADHRARSGLGYMPQGVRVFRDLTVEENYRVAAYSVPKARDLDEIVGMVPELKDLLSRPAGRLSGGQQQLVSLMRSLATNCRFLMMDEPTEGLMPAMVERIAEVTKRLASAGYGVLLVEQSLLLGEAVCDRIHLMEKGRIVHSGRFDELSSSGAIAETLGLIH, encoded by the coding sequence TTGGCAGCGCTTTCGCTCACTGACCTGCACGCCTATTACGGAAAGGCGCATGTCCTTCAGGGCGTGTCGATCACGGTTGAATCCGGTTGCGTCGTTGGTCTGTTCGGACGAAACGGCGTTGGCAAGACCACGCTATTGCAGTCGGCCATGGGCCTTGGGCCCAGGGTCATCGGCGGAATCTTTCTCGACGGCGAGGATTTTAGCGGGATCCCCGCCGACCATCGTGCGCGCAGCGGTCTCGGTTATATGCCTCAGGGCGTGCGGGTGTTTCGCGACCTGACGGTCGAGGAGAATTACAGGGTTGCGGCTTATTCGGTGCCAAAGGCGCGCGATCTCGACGAGATCGTCGGCATGGTGCCCGAACTGAAGGACCTGCTGTCACGACCGGCGGGTCGGTTGAGCGGCGGCCAGCAGCAGCTGGTTTCGCTGATGCGGAGTCTGGCGACGAATTGCCGGTTCCTGATGATGGACGAGCCGACCGAAGGACTGATGCCTGCGATGGTCGAGCGCATCGCGGAAGTCACGAAGCGGCTGGCATCGGCGGGTTATGGCGTGCTGCTGGTCGAACAAAGTCTACTGCTTGGCGAGGCTGTCTGCGATCGGATCCATCTCATGGAAAAGGGACGGATCGTTCATTCCGGCAGATTTGACGAATTGTCATCGTCCGGCGCCATCGCTGAAACGCTCGGTTTGATTCACTAG
- a CDS encoding ABC transporter ATP-binding protein has protein sequence MSDTSASVLLTVRDVRKSFGNHEVLRGVTTSIGANEVRAVIGPNGAGKTTFINVVTGIYAPTSGRVSLAGRDISRAAPHSIVREGMARTYQIASLYPSLTVAENIVVACRAASKFSKARMTDAISPREYRDRMLELFNLTRLAGRQVAEISHGDQRLVELAVTASLRPRLMLLDEPTAGMSPAETQQFIELINTRLRSSCAIMLVEHDMKVVMGTADTITVLANGAVLAEGGPDSIRNNAKVQEAYLGSAFAH, from the coding sequence ATGAGCGACACCTCGGCATCGGTATTGCTCACGGTGCGTGACGTCAGGAAGAGCTTCGGCAACCATGAAGTTCTGAGAGGCGTCACGACGTCGATCGGAGCCAACGAGGTGCGAGCCGTGATCGGGCCGAATGGTGCGGGTAAAACGACCTTCATCAATGTCGTTACCGGCATCTATGCGCCGACGTCGGGCCGTGTGTCGCTTGCCGGAAGGGATATTTCCCGCGCGGCGCCGCATAGCATCGTCCGGGAAGGGATGGCCAGGACGTACCAGATCGCGAGCCTTTATCCGTCGCTCACCGTCGCCGAGAACATCGTGGTGGCCTGTCGGGCGGCGTCGAAATTCTCGAAGGCGAGAATGACAGATGCCATTTCGCCAAGAGAATATCGTGACAGGATGCTTGAGCTGTTCAATCTCACGCGTCTTGCAGGCAGGCAGGTCGCCGAAATCTCCCACGGCGATCAGCGGCTGGTCGAGCTGGCGGTGACGGCCTCGCTGAGGCCGCGGCTGATGCTGCTGGACGAGCCGACCGCGGGAATGAGTCCCGCGGAGACGCAACAATTCATCGAGCTCATCAATACCAGGTTAAGATCGAGCTGCGCCATCATGCTTGTCGAGCACGACATGAAGGTCGTCATGGGAACCGCTGACACGATCACGGTCCTGGCCAACGGCGCCGTGCTGGCGGAAGGCGGGCCGGACAGCATCAGGAACAACGCGAAGGTGCAGGAGGCCTATCTTGGCAGCGCTTTCGCTCACTGA
- a CDS encoding ABC transporter substrate-binding protein encodes MKRSEFRTSRRSFIKATAGMGLAASLSSRAFGGTDSGNPIVLGIQGDLTGALAHDGLWEQRAVVAAANWHNKRGGIAGRPIKVVSVDTETKTDVGIRRLQQLIQEDACDFVVGSGSGGIGVASVPIAKDASVVYLPLSRTDSITTETANPYLYRFVANSSIAARASQKWMIDKIGKKWSIVLSDIAFGHSQRDAFTAALQSVGGEVVQSIALPPNVSDPLPFLLKLDRSVDGILTALWGPDSVRVYPALVTVGVGAKPKFAVSSTTNLFDVLKMGKSVDGLYAFDEVPWELSDYPNADATRTAFTEIGIGPTGRSVEGDDYVMLPSAVSCWECVSFMKRAIEGSGWASRADGIKLSNWTVANPAMPTGEMFLRPNLTVRSADQQAFADVYILQVQSGHMRVVNKIAAGDTMYSPTAAMTR; translated from the coding sequence ATGAAAAGAAGTGAATTTCGGACGTCACGCCGCTCCTTCATCAAAGCCACCGCGGGCATGGGCCTTGCGGCAAGCCTGTCTTCCCGTGCCTTTGGAGGCACCGATTCCGGCAATCCGATCGTGCTCGGCATTCAGGGCGATCTCACTGGCGCCCTGGCGCATGATGGCCTTTGGGAGCAGCGCGCCGTCGTAGCCGCGGCCAACTGGCACAACAAGCGAGGCGGAATAGCTGGTCGACCGATCAAGGTGGTCAGCGTCGATACCGAAACCAAAACCGATGTTGGCATCCGGCGGCTGCAGCAACTGATCCAGGAAGACGCTTGTGATTTCGTCGTCGGTTCGGGCTCTGGCGGCATTGGCGTCGCAAGCGTCCCGATCGCCAAGGACGCGAGCGTGGTCTACCTGCCGCTGTCGCGCACCGATTCGATCACGACCGAGACGGCCAATCCTTATCTGTACCGTTTCGTCGCCAACAGCTCGATTGCCGCACGGGCTTCGCAGAAATGGATGATCGACAAGATCGGGAAGAAGTGGAGCATCGTGCTCTCCGACATCGCGTTCGGCCATTCCCAGCGCGACGCGTTCACCGCAGCGCTGCAGTCGGTGGGAGGAGAGGTCGTTCAATCGATCGCGCTGCCGCCGAATGTGTCCGATCCGTTGCCATTTCTGCTGAAGCTGGATCGCTCGGTCGATGGCATCCTGACCGCGCTGTGGGGACCGGACTCGGTACGCGTCTATCCCGCGCTGGTGACGGTCGGGGTCGGCGCCAAGCCGAAATTCGCCGTCTCCAGCACGACCAACCTGTTCGACGTTCTTAAGATGGGAAAATCGGTCGACGGGCTCTACGCGTTCGACGAGGTGCCGTGGGAGCTGTCCGATTATCCGAACGCGGATGCGACGCGGACGGCATTCACCGAAATCGGCATCGGCCCGACCGGCCGCTCGGTCGAGGGCGACGACTACGTGATGTTGCCCAGCGCCGTGAGTTGCTGGGAATGCGTCTCCTTCATGAAGCGCGCGATCGAAGGATCGGGTTGGGCCTCGCGTGCCGACGGCATCAAGCTCTCCAATTGGACCGTGGCGAATCCGGCGATGCCGACCGGTGAAATGTTCCTTCGTCCCAATCTGACGGTTCGCTCTGCGGATCAACAGGCCTTCGCGGACGTCTATATCCTGCAGGTGCAGTCCGGGCACATGCGCGTGGTCAACAAGATCGCCGCCGGCGACACCATGTACAGCCCGACGGCTGCGATGACGCGATGA
- a CDS encoding branched-chain amino acid ABC transporter permease, with protein sequence MRKHPLLGHLGTGVGILLLGVLALLPAVSSRYAIFVTAQMLAFLYIALALEMSHSFGRVLSFCTGSFFALGAYCAFYLCQYVTSELILVLLGSALVCSAAGMPTAVLVVRMKGIHSAVVGTLAIGAISLLLANSLTNYTGGEDGLTLRHKVSLFGAPASIGVSIETYYLVLVPAALYLLAYLLLRATPFGIVMRAVGENGIRSSQLGFNVELRRIVVFAVSAAISGFGGAAYCMLIGHVSTALFDPLLSLNAVLWATVGGLGSPFGALIGIIVIYPTVELASGVIRYVDALVGALLIGTALLFPRGVIGLFDRFADVGTNPAESGDAHASFQANDDVVALSPGE encoded by the coding sequence ATGCGTAAGCACCCTCTGCTCGGCCATCTCGGCACCGGAGTTGGCATCCTTCTTCTCGGCGTGCTGGCGCTGCTGCCGGCGGTTTCAAGTCGCTACGCCATCTTCGTCACCGCGCAGATGCTGGCGTTTCTCTACATCGCGCTGGCGCTGGAGATGAGCCACAGCTTCGGACGCGTCTTGTCGTTCTGCACCGGTAGTTTCTTCGCCCTTGGTGCCTACTGCGCGTTTTATCTTTGCCAGTACGTGACATCGGAACTGATTTTGGTTCTGCTTGGCAGTGCGCTGGTGTGCTCGGCGGCGGGGATGCCGACGGCGGTCCTCGTCGTGCGCATGAAGGGCATTCATTCCGCGGTCGTCGGCACGCTGGCGATCGGCGCGATCAGCCTGTTGCTGGCCAATTCGCTCACGAACTATACCGGTGGCGAGGACGGCCTGACACTCAGGCACAAGGTTTCGCTGTTCGGCGCGCCGGCGTCGATCGGCGTCAGCATCGAGACCTATTATCTGGTGCTGGTTCCGGCGGCGCTCTATCTGCTGGCGTATCTGTTGCTGCGGGCGACACCTTTCGGGATCGTGATGCGCGCGGTCGGCGAGAACGGGATCCGCAGCTCGCAGCTTGGCTTCAACGTCGAATTGAGACGCATCGTGGTCTTTGCCGTGTCCGCTGCGATCAGCGGCTTCGGGGGTGCGGCATATTGCATGCTAATCGGCCATGTCTCGACGGCGTTGTTCGATCCGTTGCTTTCGCTTAATGCCGTGCTGTGGGCGACGGTCGGCGGCCTCGGCTCTCCGTTCGGGGCGCTGATCGGCATCATCGTCATCTACCCGACCGTCGAGCTCGCATCCGGCGTCATCCGGTATGTCGATGCGCTCGTCGGCGCATTGCTGATCGGAACAGCGCTGCTGTTTCCGCGCGGCGTCATTGGCCTGTTCGATCGTTTCGCCGATGTGGGCACTAATCCGGCCGAATCCGGCGATGCGCATGCATCCTTCCAAGCAAACGATGACGTCGTCGCCTTATCCCCAGGAGAGTAG